One window of Chamaesiphon minutus PCC 6605 genomic DNA carries:
- a CDS encoding adenylate/guanylate cyclase domain-containing protein, producing the protein MNQGISPYLILNTDNGQRQLSLTDGNCWTVGRGDDNQFVVKDRCISRNHAMIQYTDAGDHYLIDLGSSNGTFVNGRRVSIPVTIHDGDTITFGQTEFEFHYPKADGTLGMDAEGTLDGTVTSILHLRKLMSVMVVDMRNFTILTRQTNENLLSEVMSAWFRNAGAIIRNRGSWVDKYIGDALMALWFHNGETVTKQEMMNILLALDDLNQMTRELSQQYPLPFELKIGAGINTGHAMIGNAGSGDQPDYTALGDTVNAAFRLEAITKDLNAEIAIGASTYRYLAPLLGKHRVFKECSVDLKGYDVPAIVHATNFGPLNAFLQLANTGAATQLVQPPQQTNIMQKN; encoded by the coding sequence GTGAACCAGGGCATCTCACCTTATCTGATCCTTAACACTGACAACGGTCAACGCCAGCTATCATTAACTGATGGCAACTGCTGGACTGTCGGTCGGGGGGATGACAATCAATTTGTAGTCAAAGATCGTTGTATTTCTCGCAACCATGCGATGATTCAATACACTGATGCTGGCGATCATTACCTGATCGATTTAGGTAGTAGTAACGGCACCTTTGTCAATGGTCGTAGAGTCAGTATCCCCGTCACCATCCACGATGGCGACACGATTACGTTCGGCCAAACTGAATTTGAATTTCACTATCCCAAAGCTGATGGTACGTTGGGAATGGATGCCGAAGGCACTCTCGACGGGACTGTCACTTCTATTTTACATCTGCGGAAGCTGATGTCTGTGATGGTGGTCGATATGCGAAACTTTACGATCCTCACCCGCCAAACCAACGAAAACTTATTATCGGAAGTGATGAGTGCGTGGTTCCGCAATGCTGGCGCGATCATTCGCAATCGCGGGAGCTGGGTAGATAAATATATCGGCGATGCCTTGATGGCGTTGTGGTTTCACAATGGGGAAACCGTCACCAAGCAAGAGATGATGAATATTCTCTTGGCATTAGACGATCTCAATCAGATGACTAGAGAGTTGAGCCAGCAATATCCGTTACCTTTTGAATTGAAAATTGGCGCGGGGATTAATACGGGTCATGCCATGATCGGTAATGCTGGCAGTGGCGACCAACCTGATTATACTGCGTTGGGCGATACCGTCAATGCAGCATTTCGGCTCGAAGCGATTACCAAAGATCTCAATGCAGAAATTGCCATTGGTGCTTCTACTTATCGTTACTTAGCACCGTTATTGGGCAAACATCGGGTGTTTAAAGAGTGTTCGGTAGATCTCAAAGGTTACGATGTTCCCGCGATCGTTCATGCTACCAATTTTGGCCCCCTCAATGCCTTTTTGCAATTGGCTAATACTGGCGCAGCTACGCAGCTCGTGCAGCCACCGCAACAAACTAATATAATGCAGAAAAATTAG
- a CDS encoding DUF3120 domain-containing protein produces MLNSSYNSGENKGTWRWQLQGTWSILAAAAFLVSIPVFIEAPLVRHYPVLSVVLTIPWVCLGAILFQRPKSQIWGDLILGFSWSWLAGAIYWGWFRWDPAIHLPIESIGVPFAIWGLWKGFGKIGNLFYLGSLLGTAITDLYFYQVGLIDHWRQLMQVEPSLAMPILQQAIAQVRTPWGTAWAVVLVNLLLGVGIIPLGTKQWHWYAFSGAVLTTIVVDSLFLWIASYA; encoded by the coding sequence TTGCTTAACTCCAGCTATAACTCCGGTGAGAATAAAGGTACGTGGCGATGGCAACTTCAGGGAACTTGGAGCATACTCGCAGCAGCAGCATTTTTGGTCTCCATTCCCGTCTTTATCGAAGCTCCGCTAGTGCGGCACTACCCAGTTCTGAGCGTTGTTCTCACCATCCCGTGGGTTTGTCTGGGCGCGATCTTGTTTCAACGTCCCAAAAGCCAAATTTGGGGGGATTTAATACTAGGATTTAGTTGGAGTTGGTTGGCTGGAGCGATTTACTGGGGCTGGTTTCGATGGGACCCAGCCATTCATTTACCGATCGAATCGATCGGCGTACCGTTTGCAATCTGGGGATTGTGGAAAGGATTTGGTAAGATTGGCAATTTATTCTACCTCGGTTCTTTACTCGGAACGGCAATTACCGATCTATATTTTTATCAAGTCGGCCTGATCGACCATTGGCGACAACTGATGCAAGTAGAGCCGAGCCTAGCAATGCCCATTTTACAGCAAGCGATCGCCCAAGTTCGCACGCCTTGGGGTACCGCCTGGGCAGTGGTACTCGTGAATTTACTATTAGGTGTGGGTATAATACCTTTAGGAACAAAACAGTGGCATTGGTACGCTTTCAGTGGCGCAGTTTTAACCACCATCGTCGTTGATAGTTTGTTTCTGTGGATTGCCAGCTATGCCTAG